Proteins encoded in a region of the Planococcus shixiaomingii genome:
- a CDS encoding ROK family protein, translating to MKENRTWNHHVVKEGNKSIVMEMIKNESPISRAAVASQTGLNKGTVSSLVADLMDDHLIYESGPGVSSGGRRPVMLLFNESAGHSIGIDLGVDYLLGILTDLDGNIIEKKELTFKERTYEEIEKKLFDVIDLLTSVAPPSPHGIIGIGVGVPGIVDTNGNILLAPNLNWKNINLKTALETKYGLPVIIENEANAGAYGEKQFGAGKDSENIIYVSAGIGIGVGLILNGSLYKGANGFSGELGHMTIQVDGPVCRCGNQGCWELYASEQALIAKAAQLNLPLPSKKELDLAALISLAENGNQEVIELFKEAGDLLGVGINNIINTFNPQQVIIGNRMASSNEWLEESLNKRVAKQALWFQQNDLQISFSELSTLSAALGVTAFSIENFISVRMQPKVFV from the coding sequence ATGAAAGAAAACAGAACGTGGAACCATCACGTCGTCAAAGAAGGCAACAAATCGATCGTCATGGAAATGATCAAGAACGAGTCCCCTATTTCCAGAGCTGCAGTCGCCAGCCAAACCGGCCTCAACAAAGGAACCGTTTCTTCTTTGGTGGCAGATTTGATGGACGACCACTTGATTTATGAATCGGGCCCTGGCGTATCAAGCGGCGGCAGACGGCCAGTCATGCTGCTGTTCAACGAATCGGCCGGCCATTCAATCGGCATCGATCTCGGCGTCGATTATTTGCTTGGCATCTTAACCGACTTAGACGGCAACATCATTGAAAAGAAAGAATTGACTTTCAAAGAACGGACTTATGAAGAAATTGAAAAGAAGTTGTTTGATGTCATAGATTTGCTGACTTCTGTGGCACCGCCGAGCCCCCACGGCATTATTGGCATCGGAGTAGGTGTGCCGGGGATTGTGGACACAAACGGCAATATTTTGCTTGCCCCTAACTTGAACTGGAAAAACATCAATTTGAAAACAGCCCTTGAAACCAAGTACGGGCTGCCGGTCATTATCGAAAACGAAGCAAATGCAGGCGCTTACGGTGAGAAACAGTTCGGCGCAGGCAAGGACAGCGAAAACATCATTTACGTAAGTGCCGGAATCGGTATAGGCGTCGGCCTTATTTTGAACGGTTCTTTATATAAAGGCGCAAACGGTTTTTCTGGCGAACTCGGCCATATGACAATTCAAGTAGATGGTCCGGTATGCCGATGCGGAAACCAGGGCTGTTGGGAACTGTATGCCTCGGAACAAGCGTTGATCGCCAAAGCCGCCCAGTTGAACCTCCCTCTTCCTTCAAAAAAAGAATTGGATTTGGCTGCGCTGATCTCCCTTGCGGAAAACGGCAATCAAGAGGTAATCGAATTATTTAAAGAAGCCGGAGATTTATTAGGCGTGGGCATCAACAACATCATCAACACATTTAACCCGCAGCAAGTGATCATCGGCAACCGCATGGCCTCTTCTAATGAGTGGCTGGAAGAATCGCTGAACAAACGCGTAGCCAAACAAGCGCTTTGGTTCCAGCAAAACGACCTGCAAATCAGTTTTTCAGAACTCTCGACGCTATCAGCGGCTCTCGGCGTTACAGCTTTCTCGATTGAAAACTTTATAAGCGTCCGTATGCAGCCGAAAGTTTTCGTGTAA
- a CDS encoding extracellular solute-binding protein, protein MIKKKTLTVLLSAVVSSFMLVGCSSDSGESSSAGGEKEIQFMHLWPEGSSKKHYDVVNDIIADYEKEHEGIKVDLEVLSNEQYKDKLRVLSTSKELPDVGLTWSAGFLEPYVGGNMFAPLDDVIESDLKDAFVPGTAEAYAIEDKTYGLPLELNIVSLYYNEKMFKDNNIEVPTTYEELIEASKSFREKGIQPVALGNRDSWTGSMWYMYLADRIGGADTLNKAIDRSGSFEDPALVEAAKEVQTLVDSGVFVDGFNGLADEEAKSMFMSEQAPMYLIATWDLPNFTTNEDVPQEFRDSVKYMNFPTVKGNGDLNSFVGGPGVGLFVAEDSDVKEDAKEFAAYFVKEWGEKAVTEAGVIPATKVDAASLELPQMYKDILGELNNASNITLFADVQMSPGVAQTHLDSIQALFGKEMTPEDFAKKHEEALSKQ, encoded by the coding sequence ATGATTAAGAAGAAAACGCTCACGGTTTTATTATCTGCGGTTGTTTCATCTTTCATGTTGGTTGGCTGTTCATCGGATTCAGGGGAGTCGTCGAGTGCAGGCGGGGAGAAAGAAATTCAGTTTATGCATTTATGGCCTGAGGGAAGTTCGAAAAAGCATTATGACGTCGTGAACGACATCATCGCTGATTACGAAAAAGAACACGAAGGCATTAAAGTAGATTTGGAAGTATTGAGCAACGAACAATATAAAGATAAATTGCGTGTCTTATCAACATCTAAAGAATTGCCGGATGTCGGCTTGACTTGGTCTGCCGGATTCTTGGAGCCCTATGTAGGCGGCAACATGTTCGCCCCGTTAGATGACGTAATCGAATCGGACCTTAAAGATGCATTTGTTCCAGGAACTGCAGAAGCATACGCTATTGAAGACAAAACATACGGCCTTCCATTGGAATTAAACATCGTCTCTCTTTACTACAACGAAAAAATGTTTAAAGACAACAACATTGAAGTGCCGACAACATACGAAGAATTGATCGAAGCATCAAAATCATTCCGCGAAAAAGGCATTCAGCCAGTTGCTCTAGGAAACAGAGATTCTTGGACAGGGTCCATGTGGTATATGTATTTAGCTGACCGCATCGGTGGTGCTGACACATTGAACAAAGCGATCGACCGTTCAGGAAGTTTTGAAGATCCTGCACTAGTTGAAGCAGCTAAAGAAGTGCAAACTCTTGTAGACAGCGGCGTATTCGTTGATGGATTTAACGGCCTTGCTGATGAAGAAGCGAAGAGCATGTTCATGAGCGAACAAGCGCCAATGTACTTGATCGCGACTTGGGATCTTCCAAACTTCACGACAAACGAAGATGTGCCGCAAGAATTCAGAGATTCAGTTAAATACATGAACTTCCCGACCGTAAAAGGCAACGGCGACTTGAACAGCTTTGTCGGTGGACCTGGTGTCGGCTTGTTCGTGGCTGAAGATTCAGATGTAAAAGAAGACGCAAAAGAATTTGCAGCTTACTTTGTTAAAGAGTGGGGCGAAAAAGCCGTTACTGAAGCTGGCGTAATCCCGGCAACAAAAGTGGATGCAGCATCATTGGAACTTCCACAAATGTACAAAGATATCTTGGGCGAACTTAACAACGCCAGCAACATCACATTATTCGCTGACGTACAAATGAGCCCAGGCGTAGCACAAACTCATCTTGACTCGATCCAAGCACTTTTCGGAAAAGAAATGACGCCTGAAGACTTCGCGAAGAAGCACGAAGAAGCTCTTTCAAAGCAGTAA
- a CDS encoding carbohydrate ABC transporter permease produces the protein MNKVMSNKLFIAFYIAPALLMITILIFIPLILSGYYGLMDWDGIGAKTFIGLENYIAGVQDKLFWNSALHSFLLAIFSTLSLAVYLLVSFILASKIKGSDFLRKIYLIPMLLSSVAIAQLWVKMYNPSNGMLNAFLKLIGVENPPSWLANPDIVLYAIFIPILWQYAGFYILIYYAALKNIPESLIEAARIDGASASQIALRIKLPLIKEVVSVTIVLAIVGSLKYFDLIYVMTAGGPNGASEVMASYMYKLAFSSYNFGYGSAIGFLLLIITLIVTFIIRKVTETKERIEY, from the coding sequence ATGAACAAAGTCATGTCGAATAAACTGTTTATCGCATTTTATATTGCGCCAGCCCTGTTGATGATCACCATTTTGATTTTCATCCCGCTGATTCTTTCCGGGTATTACGGATTGATGGACTGGGACGGCATTGGTGCTAAGACATTTATTGGGCTAGAAAACTATATTGCCGGAGTCCAGGACAAACTTTTTTGGAACAGTGCCTTGCATTCGTTTTTGCTGGCGATCTTCTCGACATTGAGCTTAGCTGTTTACCTGCTTGTATCCTTTATTTTAGCTTCAAAAATTAAAGGATCTGATTTTCTCAGAAAGATTTACTTGATTCCCATGCTTTTGTCTTCAGTGGCAATCGCGCAGCTTTGGGTGAAAATGTACAATCCATCTAATGGGATGCTGAATGCGTTTCTAAAATTAATCGGAGTGGAAAATCCGCCTTCTTGGCTGGCAAATCCGGACATCGTGCTGTATGCGATCTTCATCCCGATCTTATGGCAATATGCAGGTTTCTACATTTTGATTTACTATGCAGCATTGAAAAACATTCCAGAATCGTTGATTGAGGCGGCGAGAATCGACGGTGCATCGGCTTCACAAATTGCGCTTCGCATCAAATTGCCGCTAATCAAAGAAGTGGTCAGCGTCACGATCGTCCTGGCGATTGTCGGATCGCTGAAATACTTCGATTTGATTTATGTAATGACTGCTGGCGGACCTAACGGAGCCAGTGAAGTTATGGCATCTTATATGTACAAATTGGCGTTCTCAAGCTATAACTTTGGCTACGGAAGCGCGATTGGGTTCTTATTGTTGATCATCACATTGATCGTGACATTTATCATCCGCAAAGTTACAGAGACTAAAGAGAGAATCGAATATTAA
- a CDS encoding carbohydrate ABC transporter permease, with protein MKRFGYFFLYLSLIAVALFQILPLIWLFFFSLKSNAEIFAGSPFSLPTQFRWENYQKVWDGGIATYFFNSVWITVVAIILTVLFASMAAFAITRMRWKLSGLVLGLFMIGLMIPIHSALIPLYSMFLSVNLIDNPLAIVLTYTAYNLPITLMILLGFYYTLPHEIEEAAIIDGCSVHRMFFRIILPMTTPIMATTIVINMIYNWNEFVFVNTFISSEKYKTLTVGIQNFIGQYMTDWGAIGATLIISVLPIIIAFIFFSNKVVEGISSSAVKG; from the coding sequence ATGAAGCGCTTTGGTTATTTCTTTCTGTACCTGTCATTAATTGCGGTAGCGTTATTCCAAATCCTTCCGCTTATTTGGCTGTTTTTCTTCTCGCTGAAAAGCAACGCGGAAATCTTTGCTGGATCGCCGTTCTCGCTGCCAACTCAATTCAGATGGGAAAACTACCAAAAAGTTTGGGATGGGGGAATCGCCACTTATTTCTTCAATAGTGTGTGGATTACGGTTGTAGCGATCATTTTAACGGTATTATTCGCAAGCATGGCCGCATTTGCCATTACGCGCATGCGTTGGAAATTGAGCGGACTAGTTCTTGGCTTGTTTATGATCGGTTTGATGATTCCGATTCATTCGGCGTTGATTCCTCTTTACAGCATGTTCTTAAGCGTCAACTTAATCGACAATCCGTTGGCGATTGTTCTTACGTATACGGCGTATAATTTGCCGATTACGCTGATGATACTGTTAGGGTTTTATTACACATTGCCGCATGAAATTGAAGAGGCCGCAATCATTGACGGCTGTTCGGTCCACCGGATGTTCTTCCGGATCATTCTGCCGATGACCACGCCGATCATGGCAACAACGATTGTCATCAATATGATTTACAACTGGAATGAATTTGTTTTTGTTAATACGTTCATTTCTTCGGAGAAATACAAAACGTTGACTGTCGGAATCCAAAACTTTATCGGCCAGTACATGACCGACTGGGGCGCAATCGGAGCCACGTTGATCATTAGCGTTTTGCCGATTATCATCGCCTTCATTTTCTTCAGCAACAAAGTGGTTGAAGGTATTTCTTCCAGTGCGGTTAAAGGGTAA
- a CDS encoding YesL family protein — protein sequence MNAMSSIIYAALEWITRFAYLNLLWIVFTLAGGILFGFFPSTTAMFAVSREWLKGNTDKPVLQTFWNYYRTDFWKSNRLGLFVALIGLLIALDIFYIQSSTELVSWTYIPLFAFMLLNVLFLFYLFPSFVHYDIKVRSVIKNAFLLMLINPINNILILLTMAPLYFLMSFLPALLVIFGGSAYAFITMWFALHAFNKANKASGKVEDFSK from the coding sequence ATGAATGCTATGAGCAGCATTATTTATGCGGCATTAGAATGGATCACCCGCTTCGCTTATTTGAACTTACTATGGATTGTTTTCACACTAGCTGGTGGAATCCTATTCGGCTTTTTTCCGTCGACTACCGCCATGTTCGCTGTTAGCCGGGAGTGGCTGAAAGGCAATACAGACAAACCGGTGCTTCAAACGTTCTGGAATTATTACCGAACCGATTTTTGGAAAAGCAACCGGCTCGGCTTGTTTGTCGCTCTCATTGGTTTGCTGATCGCGCTCGATATCTTCTATATACAAAGCAGCACTGAACTGGTCTCGTGGACATACATCCCCCTGTTCGCCTTTATGCTGCTAAACGTATTATTTTTGTTTTACCTTTTCCCAAGTTTCGTCCATTACGACATTAAAGTGCGAAGCGTCATCAAAAATGCATTTCTGCTTATGCTGATCAACCCGATCAATAATATATTGATCCTCCTGACCATGGCGCCGCTTTATTTTCTCATGAGCTTCCTCCCTGCACTGCTCGTCATATTCGGCGGAAGCGCCTATGCATTCATCACCATGTGGTTCGCTTTGCATGCGTTTAATAAAGCCAATAAAGCCAGCGGCAAGGTAGAGGACTTTTCTAAATAG
- the xylA gene encoding xylose isomerase yields the protein MVYFQNIDKVKFEGATSKNPYAFKFYNPEEKVGGKTMEEILRYAVSYWHTFTMDGSDPFGAGTMQRSWDKFSEMDLAKARVEASFEFYDKMDVPFFCFHDSDIAPEGSNLRESNQNLDAIVSMIKDYSKDSKAKLLWNTANNFTHPRFVHGAATSSNADVFAYSAAKVKKGLEIGKELGAQNYVFWGGREGYETLLNTNMKLELDNLGRFYHMAVEYAKEIGFDAQFLIEPKPKEPTTHQYDYDVATAHAFLQNYGLADQFKFNIEANHATLAGHTFEHELHYARINNMLGSVDANQGDPLLGWDTDEFPTDLWTTTLAMYEILQNGGLGRGGLNFDAKVRRGSFAPEDLFHAHIAGMDSFAVGLRVAQNLIDDKVLENVLNERYQTYTEGIGLDIVSGNTDFHKLEQYALGLTDIKQTSGRLELIKSTINQYLLQAFATVNVR from the coding sequence ATGGTTTATTTCCAGAATATTGACAAAGTTAAATTTGAAGGCGCCACATCAAAAAATCCTTACGCATTTAAATTTTATAACCCGGAAGAAAAAGTCGGGGGCAAAACGATGGAAGAAATTCTGCGCTATGCAGTGTCTTACTGGCATACGTTTACGATGGACGGTTCAGATCCATTTGGTGCGGGCACAATGCAGCGTTCATGGGATAAGTTTAGCGAAATGGATTTGGCGAAAGCGCGCGTAGAAGCTTCATTTGAATTTTACGATAAAATGGACGTTCCGTTTTTCTGCTTCCATGATTCAGATATTGCACCTGAAGGCAGCAATCTACGAGAATCCAACCAAAACCTGGATGCAATCGTCAGCATGATCAAAGATTATTCGAAAGACAGCAAAGCGAAATTGCTTTGGAACACAGCGAACAACTTTACGCATCCGCGCTTTGTCCACGGTGCTGCAACTTCAAGCAACGCAGATGTCTTTGCCTATTCCGCAGCAAAAGTGAAGAAAGGCTTGGAGATCGGGAAAGAACTTGGCGCTCAAAACTATGTGTTCTGGGGTGGCCGTGAAGGCTACGAAACCCTTTTGAACACAAACATGAAATTGGAACTGGACAACTTGGGCCGCTTCTATCACATGGCGGTTGAGTATGCGAAAGAAATCGGCTTTGACGCTCAGTTCTTGATCGAGCCAAAACCAAAAGAGCCGACAACTCATCAATACGACTACGACGTAGCGACAGCTCACGCGTTTCTGCAAAACTACGGCCTTGCAGACCAGTTCAAGTTCAATATCGAAGCGAACCATGCAACGCTTGCTGGTCACACATTCGAGCACGAACTTCACTATGCGCGCATCAACAACATGCTTGGATCGGTTGACGCCAACCAAGGCGATCCACTGCTCGGCTGGGATACGGATGAATTCCCGACAGACCTTTGGACAACGACGCTTGCGATGTACGAAATTCTTCAAAACGGCGGTCTTGGCCGCGGAGGATTGAACTTCGACGCGAAAGTGCGCCGCGGATCGTTTGCTCCGGAGGATTTGTTCCATGCACATATCGCCGGTATGGATTCGTTTGCAGTAGGTTTGCGCGTTGCCCAAAACTTGATCGACGACAAAGTTCTGGAAAATGTTTTGAATGAGCGCTACCAAACTTACACAGAAGGCATCGGCCTTGATATCGTTTCCGGCAATACGGACTTCCACAAACTTGAGCAGTACGCGTTGGGCTTGACGGATATCAAGCAAACATCCGGCCGTCTGGAGTTAATCAAATCAACGATCAACCAGTATTTATTGCAAGCATTCGCAACGGTAAACGTAAGATAG